Proteins from a single region of Trypanosoma brucei brucei TREU927 chromosome 7, complete sequence:
- a CDS encoding 10 kDa heat shock protein, putative: MLRVSIPALKTLQPLGSRVLVRRTLAAKQTKAGVLIPEQVAGKVNEGTVVAVAAATKDWTPSVKVNDTVLLPEFGGSSIKLEGEELFLYNEDSLLGVIQN, translated from the coding sequence ATGCTCCGCGTTTCCATTCCCGCACTCAAGACGCTGCAGCCTCTGGGCTCGCGTGTGCTGGTGAGACGCACTCTGGCAGccaagcaaacaaaggcCGGTGTGCTCATCCCCGAGCAAGTTGCTGGTAAAGTCAACGAGGGTACCGTTGTCGCTGTGGCGGCTGCAACAAAGGACTGGACACCGAGTGTGAAGGTTAATGACACTGTGCTACTTCCTGAGTTTGGTGGAAGCAGTATTAAGCTGGAAGGAGAGGAACTGTTCCTCTACAACGAAGACTCGTTGCTTGGTGTTATCCAGAATTGA
- a CDS encoding protein disulfide isomerase, putative (similar to Protein disulfide isomerase A4 precursor (EC 5.3.4.1) (Protein ERp-72)(ERp72) (Calcium-binding protein 2) (CaBP2). (Swiss-Prot:P38659) [Rattus norvegicus]) gives MTPFSCRKTSLLKAICIFAYFASAAHANEPDAALEGVVDLTSNNFDSSVGKDVAALVEFYAPWCGHCKNLVPEFAKLGRAAAGAKDKVLIAKVDATAQKDLATRFEVNGYPTILFFPAGSQKPEKYSEGREAKAFVSYLNNQIKGLNLFLPREHKYVMALDQSNFDKVALDEGKDAFVLFYAPWCGHCKRLHPSFESLAKVYQNEKDLIIANVDADDKSNSEVTKRYKVEGYPTLVFFPKGNKGNPVNYEEGRTLDDMIKFVNERTGKKRTSSGDFDKTVGVDETVTNLMKEMAQSSKNKEERERLLAQIQQAVSPKALGEGAMHYIRIATNVLENGHEYISKEHERVGRLLKGSLTGPKRDSLTIRFNILSAIKGE, from the coding sequence ATGACCCCGTTTTCATGTCGCAAAACCAGCCTGTTGAAAGCCATTTGCATCTTTGCTTATTTTGCATCTGCAGCGCATGCTAACGAACCGGATGCGGCGCTGGAGGGTGTTGTAGACCTCACCAGCAATAACTTTGACAGTAGTGTGGGAAAGGACGTGGCAGCGCTGGTGGAGTTTTACGCGCCATGGTGTGGACACTGCAAAAACCTCGTACCGGAGTTTGCCAAACTCGGCCGCGCCGCCGCTGGGGCCAAGGATAAAGTTCTCATTGCTAAAGTGGATGCCACAGCCCAAAAGGACCTCGCAACTCGCTTTGAGGTGAATGGGTACCCAaccattctcttctttcctgcTGGCTCGCAGAAGCCGGAGAAATACAGCGAGGGTCGCGAGGCGAAGGCGTTTGTTTCGTACCTTAACAACCAAATAAAGGGCTTgaacctttttcttccccgtgAACACAAGTACGTGATGGCGCTGGACCAATCCAACTTTGACAAAGTGGCACTGGACGAAGGGAAAGAtgcgtttgttttattttacgcCCCCTGGTGTGGACACTGCAAGCGCCTCCATCCCTCGTTTGAGAGTCTCGCGAAGGTGTACCAAAACGAAAAGGACCTCATCATTGCTAATGTCGACGCTGATGACAAGAGCAACTCTGAGGTGACGAAGCGCTATAAGGTGGAGGGCTACCCCACTctcgttttctttccaaAAGGAAATAAGGGCAACCCGGTGAACTATGAGGAGGGACGAACCTTGGACGATATGATCAAGTTCGTCAATGAGAGAACGGGGAAAAAACGCACCAGCAGCGGTGATTTTGACAAAACTGTTGGTGTCGATGAAACCGTCACGAACCTCATGAAGGAGATGGCACAGTCAAGCAAGAACAAGGAGGAGAGGGAACGCCTCCTCGCGCAGATTCAGCAAGCCGTCTCCCCCAAAGCTCTAGGCGAGGGTGCCATGCACTACATCCGTATTGCTACTAATGTCCTTGAGAATGGTCATGAGTATATTAGCAAGGAACACGAGCGTGTCGGCCGTCTTCTGAAGGGAAGTCTGACAGGTCCGAAGAGGGATTCGTTGACGATCCGATTCAACATTCTTTCGGCAATCAAAGGTGAGTAA